CCGCCTGATAACATCCCTAAtagccgcgttcacgaaggccaaatcCTTCCGGGCCATCGTGTTCGCGAGCAGACCATCGCATTAGTGTAGAGTAAAGCCACCCCAGCCTAATTAACTCTTCGCGAACATGATACTAGCTTCGCGTTTGCAATGCACATTGCTTCAGCAGCAGATCAGTTGCTGCAACATGTGCAAGAATGGGCGAAAACCACCCCCAAAGCGCACGTGAACCCCCTGGAACCCATTACAAAAGTCCACACAATTATATAAACCTCTCACGAACTCGCTCGTAAGCTCAAAATATCAAATTTAACATCAAGAACCAAGAATCACACATCAAAAATCAAAGATTTCGATGTTCTTAAGTTTAAATTTTTAACTTATCCAAACAAGCGCCAAAACGGCCAAGGGTcactcgggaccccaaccaaatatgtgTACACGtccaaatcatcatacgaatttatcgaaatcatcaaaacattgatccgaggttgtttaccaacaatgttgactgtggtcaactctaaccattttaaaattcaaaaattaagttTTCTTTGAATAATCACATTTAAACTTTGTGGAAATCGAAATTGACTaggcacgcaagtcataaatcatcaaataaagCTATATAAGGTCTCAAATCATGAAATGGgaagctaaaactcaaaatgacctattaggtcattacattctccacctctaaaaaaaTGTCCATCCTCGAATAGACATAGAAATGTACCTGAactggccaaaaaatgcaaatatctACTCTTCATATTAGACTCGACTCCCATGTAGCATACTTAGTCGGTTGACCTTTCCAAAGTACTTTCACAGAAGAAACATCATTAGATCTCAAGTTTCGAACCTTCCGATCTACAATAGCTACCGGCTCTTCTTCATAAGTCAGATTCTCATCAAGTTgtactgtgctgaagtccaataTATGTGACTTGTCATCATAGTGCTTCCGaatcatagaaacatgaaatatcaTATGTACCCTTGTTAGGATGGGAGGCAAtacaagcctataagcaacctccccaactctctctaaGATCTCAAATGGACCAAAAAACCTCTGACTCAGCTTACCTTTCTTCCAAAATCTCATCACGTTTTTCGTAGGCAAAACTTTCAAAAGTACCTTCTCGCACTCTATATAAGCcacatcatggaccttcctgactgcataactcttctgcctactCGGCGTTGTCCGAAGGGGATTCTGGTTCAACTtcaccttatctaaggcatcatGAACCAAGTACGTACCCAACATCCTAGCTTCACCTgtctcaaaccaaccaatagAAGAACGGAATGACTTACCGTATAGAACCTCATATGGTGTCATTAGAATACtggactggtagttgttgttgtaggcaaactccgccaATGGTAGAAATTGTTTCCACTggcctccaaaatcaataacatgccctcaacatatcctcaatAATATGATTAGTCTGCTTGGACAGGCCATCCATCTGTAGGTGTAATGCAGTGCTGAGCTCCACCTGCACGCCCAACTCTCACTGAACATCTCTTCAAAAGTACAAAGTGAATTGAGTGCCTCGATCCAAAATGATAGAAATGGGTtgccatgacccaaaatcccaactatggggccgtgatggcgcctaacattcacttgctaagcaagccaacattagctacACATTAttcatttttaacaatttttaAAAGCAGTTTAATAAGAAATAAAGTTGTAGAACTTCAAAATAGATATAATATTTCCAAATACACCATCTAATCaaatcccaaaatctggtgtcacaaataCACGAGCTactaaaataaaatactacaacCAAAGTCAGAAATGAAAATACATTGTATGAATGAAATAAATAGTACATGGAAataagaaggggacttcagggtctgTGAATGTTGTGCAGCTCTACCGCAAGTCTCCGCGAAAAGATAGTCCTACCGAGTCTTCACTAACCGTTGATGGGACCAACAcaagaatctgcacaagaagtgcagaaatgtagtatgagtacaaccggccccatgtactttgtaagtgccgagcctaacattgacgaagtagtgacgaggctataacaaggCACTCACTATACACTTATACGAGTGTAAGTAAAACCAATAGCATAAATAGAAACAACAGttaacataaaaaaataaaaataaaaaatacacaacagagggccccagaataacaGCTATGCTCAACTTCTCAAAACAACACAAATACGGAACCAACAGTTAAGAACACTCATTATGTCTtctccgttgcggcgcgcaaccctatCCATAACTACATATACACATACAAATAccattacggcatgcaacccgatcccaaataatAATACCAATATCTATTGCAGTATATAACCTGATCCCAAACAATAATACTAATATTTGTTGCGGCGCGCAAAAAAATAATAccaatatctgttgcggcgtgcaacccgatcccaaacaataataccaatattCGTTGTGACGTACAATCCGATCCCAAAATAATATAACATAAATGTGTAAAACTACAACCAACTACGATGTACCTCACAATGAACCGCGACAAGGGAACTACATAATTAAAGATATAAAACAGATAAAAGTGGATATCTAACAACACACAAAGACATAAAGCAAGTAAAGGCAGTCAATAAATAAAAGTACGGATACATGAAAACATATAGCAAATTAAGGCAAGTAACGAATAAACGCATAAATTTAACAAGTAAGGGAATGTAACAATTAAAGTATTTAACACGTAATAACGTGTATTAATGAAGGCATAAAATAATTGAAGACAACAAATAAATATCCCAACTAGCAAGTTTAACCCATAACTACGTATATACACTCACCAACATGCACATACGTTGTTCCCAAACataaatcaagtagcaaatagaccaatcaagtattaattttctcaagtcaaggttaaccatgacacttacctctttctggAATCAAGTCAATAATCAACCACGGCTTTCCCTTTATAACAATcatccaaaccaatcgaatctaaccaaagatagttcaaacaattcaaaacaagctttaggaagtacccacgagtgaaaaagattcaatctttaatgaaattgcaaatgtcaacaaaagtcaaccctaggcccgcttggtcaaaattcgagattcggaCTAAAACctatttatccattcacccccgagcccggttatgtgatttgtttcaaaatccgacctcaattcgaagtctaaatctcaatttctcccaattcctaaattctacccaaaacccctaatttctacttTGAAATCACTAATTTAAAGTTAATAATCAATGGGTGATTATGAAAATACATCAAAATTAGTAGAAAAGTACTAACCAATGACGTTGGGGTGAAAAACTCTTCAAACTTCTCTCTAGTCCGAGCTCTAGGTTTCAAAAAGGGTGAAGAATGAAAAAATCCCGACTTTCAACTTTTACTTAACTGGGCGTCAGGtgttcttcgtgttcgtgaaGCACCTGCCGCATTTGCGAAGCACATAGGCATGTTGACCTCTACGTTCGCGAAGGCACTTACCCACCCAAGCATCAGCGTTCATGACCGagggatcgcgttcgcgatgaagaactCTCTTGCCTTCCCCAGTTATCCCAAAGTTACGCGTTTGCGAGGTCTCTATCGCGTTGGTGAAGGGAATTcccccaagccttcgcattcatGAAGAGTATCCAGCTCCCAGCCTAAAATTCCCCTTTACGATCGCGATAAAGGCTTCGTGATCATGAAGCAGCGAACACCAGCAGAAAAACTAGTAAACTcacaaggccaaaaatgatctgaaaccaatcaaaaactcacccaagccccccgGGCTCCAATCCGAACATGaaaacaagtgtaataacatcctacaaacttgcgcgctacctcaaatcatcaaaataacatcaaataataagAATCAATTGTTAAAACTCAACGAGTTTTTAATGTTTAAACTCATTTTCCAACTTTCCACATAACACGCCGAAACACCCTTGGGTCTACCGggaccccaatcaaatatgcgtacaagtccaaaaatatcatatgaacctaccAAAATCGTCAAGATAACGATCCAGGAtcgtttaccaagaatgttgaccgtggtcaactctagccttactttaagtcaaaaatcacatttttttaaaaatttcacgcaaaaattttctgaaaaataacACGGACCATGCACGCAATTCATGTaatatcaaatgaagctatgGGGGGTATTGGAATACGAAAATAAAGGCtattactcaaaatgacctattgggtcattacatgggcacaccatgcaaccgaacaatctctcTGAAGTAGATTTGGACCAACCTCTCTAATGTGTAAGAAGCCATCACCGGAATGTAATGCGCAAATTTGGTCAATTTGTCCATGATGatccaaacagcatcaaactatTTCAAAGTCCATGGAAATCCCACCATAAAGTCtgtagtaatgcgctcccacttccactccggtatcacCAACCTCTGAATCAACCCACCTagtttctgatgttcatacttcacctactggaaATTCAAACATCATGAAACATCCCCAagaatgtctttcttcatcttccaccaccagtaatgttgcttcaagttacgatacatctttgtgacacctggatgaatagaataccctTAGCTATGAACCTCCTCAACAATCAActctctcgagccatcaacattcaGAATACAAATCTGACTGTGACGCCGTATAACACCTTCATCAACAATCACCACCTTCTTTGCACCATCTATCTGCACTATGTCCTTCAACACcaacaaatgaggatcatcaaatTGGTAAGCCTTGACTCTCTCCAATAGATACGACTatgccacaacacaagcaagaaccatATTAGGCTCCAAGATATCTGGTCTTACAAATCTGTtaacaaggcctgaacatccatagccaatgGCCCCTCAACTACTGGAGTGAATGTCAAACTACTCAAGATCTCCACCTTTCCACCCAAGGGATCAGCTACTACATTTGCCTTTTACTGATAATACAATATAgaaatatcatagtctttcaacaactccaaccaccttcgctgcctcaaattcaaaatgttttgcttgaacaaatgttgtacaCTCCGATGACCCATGTAGACCTCACATCTTGAGTGCGTGGACAATGGCTGCCGACTACAAATCTTGAACAAGATAGTTCTTTGCATAGATCTTCAACTGAcgggacgtgtaggcaatcacctaCCATATTGCATCAAAATTGCACCAAGCCTAATGcgcaaagcatcacaatacacagtgtaagccCCCTAACCCATGGGAAACACCAATAATTGAGTTGTAGCCAAAGCAACCTTGAGCttctttgtaatgacccgaccggtcattttatgtattgcaggtccgttcccccatttatcacTTTTTCTATACttaattatggttatgtgacttgccagggcaGTTGAATTGGTTCTGGGGAGGTTAGAGcgaattaagacacttagtcccaaggttaaaggcttaagttgaaagagttgatcggagttcaaattttgtgtagacgactccagaatagagttttgatagttctagtagcttcatatggtggttttggacttaggcgtatgtccgtatactaatttggaggtccgtaggtcattttggcttgaattgacgaaagttggaaagttgaaagtttagaaggttgagaagtttgaccgagagttgactttgttgatatcgggttcggttCTTGGTTCTAggagttgaaataggtctgttgtgtcatttatgacttgtgtgctaaatttgaggtcaatcgaagttagtttggtatgtttcggcattagttttaaaggttggaagttcaatagttcatagcttgaattggggtgcgattcatgatttcgatgttgtttgatgtgatttgaagctttgactaagttcttatcatgttttaggacttattttCTTATCAACAACAAGTTATTTTTGTTATTGATGTTTtaggtatgttcggacggggtcccgggggcctcgggtgtgattcttATCTAGTTTGGCTACATTTTGGACTTTGGTGGACTGCTAAAAACTGGGAATCTGGTTTCCATATGCACAATCGCGAAGGGAGgatcgtgatcgcgaagggttgTTTGGTGGCTGTGGGAAGTTGTTCATCACGTTCGTGAGACTAGGGAAGCGTTCGCGTAGTTTGAGGCaggttgttcatcgcgaacgcatgaaAAGTAttgtgttcgcgtagaagggaggAATGGCTCAGCGGGTGCAGGTGTTTATTTATCGTGGTCGCAAGGAATACACCGCGATCACGAAGCTATGTCGCGTTTGGTCATCATGTTCGCGTCTGCTCTGTCGCGGTCACATAAGAGGTTTCTTCTGCtagaaatttttgtgcttcgtgaatgTGAGGCATTTTCCGCATTCACGAAGAGGAATAAATGGGCAGCAAAATGTTAAaacccaaatcgagggttagagtattattttcaCATTCTGAGTTGTaaagctcggttttgggcgattttggaggggattttcacgtcttggatcggggtaagtatttttgacttggatttgttaatatttcatgattccatctctatttttagtatttaattagtgaattaaagtgaagaaatggGGAATTTGGtggaaacttttcaaaaataaaaaatggaggttagaaggtcgatttgaggttggaaatggatgattttggtatggttggactcgtaatcgaatggtTGTCCagaatttatgaattttgtcgggttctgaggtgcgagcctgggattgactttttgggttgacttttttatttgataaagatcgaaactttattgtttgaagttgtttcctacggcattatttgttgatattgagttatttatgactagatttgaggcgtttggaggacGATACGCGTGGGAAGGGCTTGTTGGCGTTATGATTTGCACGTTTTGAGGTAACTAACACTTccaaacttggatttgagggtattttaCTTTGAGGACTATGTTATGTGAAAGATATTGGGGTGACGTGCGCGCCTGGTGACAGGCGTATGTGCGTGCACCGATTTGTTCATGGTTTGGGGAGGCCTTTAGGCTATTACCGGGCTTGTTTTGCTATCACAACATGTTATCCCAGCGTCCCCTCTACTTGTTTGGTTATTTGAACTATGAATCATGTTAGACATCATGTCTAGGATATGTGCTAACTGTTTGGGACTTGATAGGGCTAGTCTTATTGTTTCTgagttatataaattatttgcaCACATGTTATCAGTCATGATACTATATCCTCATATGATATCTCTATCTCAgtacttcttatttgattcctcacatgttgttgataTCACTTAAAGGTAAAATTGTTTAATTGAATATTTATGATGTGTTCATCTTAGACTAGAACCGTAAATGTCTGAGTTTGGGCCTTAGAGCCAGTTTggtgattttgaggtgacgcgtacgCCATGCCCATAGCGGGCTGAGTGTTATTGTTTTGAGGCAACGCGTGCACCAGGCCTCATTATTGGGATTAGTGATTATAATTAGTGCTTGGGCAGTATCTGTCCCTCCGGGGTATGACATGCCAGTAGTGGACGCAAGCATAGTGTTTCATATATGTGCTTGATGATGGGAAATTATGCAAGCACCCGTACAGTTCTAAGTGTAAATACTATTGATGGGTCCACTGTGATACTATTGATTTACgtgtatacttgacatgtaggcatagagatgtacttctCTCATGCTAACTAGCAATTGACCTGCTTTATCTGTGTTGGGTTTTAAACTGTTATacgtgaaagcatgcctaaatttctgAAATGAGAACGATCTATAATTGATATCTTTGATCTACTGTTTCTATGGTTTATCCTTCATTTTCTGAACTGTTATCAGTTATTGGTATAGGCATTTGACTGTTGTTCTAAGCTCGTCACGGCTTTTAACCCAAGGTTAgtgttattacttattgagtacattgagtcggttgtactcatactacactctgcacttcgtgtgcagatccaggtacatctggtcGAGGTGATTTTCAGGCTTGCAGTTTTCTtaggagactacgaggtagcttcCATACCGTCTGTAGTCCTTGAAGTTCTCTTACAGTTATCTTATCTTTACTGTTTCTTatgttcagacagttgtattaaaGGATTTATTTCGTACCTTGTTATTCAGTAGTGCTCGTGTACTCGTAGACACCATATTTTAGGGTTGGTTGTAGTAGCATTTTGACTTTATTCTCAGATATTTTTATGGTATTCTTCCAGTGTTGAGTTATTAGACCACGTTATTTCATTTTCAttgatatcatgtgattattggcttacctagcgggttatgTTACATGTTATCATGActtgtggattttgggtcgtgacattctgaTAGacctcctcacactcatctgaccacctgaaaggagaaCCTTTCTAAGTTAACTTGGTCAATGgggatgcaatagatgaaaacccctccacaaagcgGCGATAGTGGTCTTggcaaacccaggaaactccgaatctctatagctgaagtaggtctggGCCAATTTTGCC
This region of Nicotiana tomentosiformis chromosome 4, ASM39032v3, whole genome shotgun sequence genomic DNA includes:
- the LOC138909993 gene encoding uncharacterized protein, with product MTPYEVLYGKSFRSSIGWFETGEARMLGTYLVHDALDKVKLNQNPLRTTPSRQKSYAVRKVHDVAYIECEKVLLKVLPTKNVMRFWKKGKLSQRFFGPFEILERVGEVAYRLVLPPILTRVHMIFHVSMIRKHYDDKSHILDFSTVQLDENLTYEEEPVAIVDRKVRNLRSNDVSSVKVLWKGQPTKYATWESSLI